Sequence from the Malaciobacter pacificus genome:
TTTTATCTGAACATTCAAAATAAGTCTTGACAAAAAAAATTTTATTAATTATACTTGTATAACTTAAAAATAATAGGGAGAGTAAAATGAAAATATTTAATTTTTATAATAACCATTTCATCAAAAGTGTTAATACTCTTCTATTGCTTAATTTTTCTCTCTAATTACAATCGTAATTTTCTCAAAATAATTTTAAACAAATTGTTGTATTTTTTTAATAAAAAATAGAATATAATATATACGTATAAATAAAAGGTAATAATAATGGATAAGAATAAAATCATAGTTTTTGATACTACATTAAGAGATGGTGAACAATCTCCTGGTTGTTCAATGAATACTGAAGAAAAAATCAAAGTTGCATTACAGTTAGAAAAATTAGGTGTCGATGTTATTGAAGCAGGATTTGCAGCAGCAAGTCCAGGAGATTTTGATGCAGTTTCTAGAATAGCAGAGCAAGTGAAGAACTCTAGTATTTGTTCTTTAAGTAGAGCTGTTGAAAATGATATTAAGCAATCTGGATTAGCTGTTTCAAAAGCACCATTACATAGAATTCATACATTTATTGCAACTTCACCAATTCATATGAAATATAAATTAAAAATGGAACCAGATGAAGTTATTAGAAGGGCAATTCATGCTGTACAATATGCAAAAACATTTGTTGATGATGTTGAGTTTTCTTTTGAAGATGCAGGAAGATCTGAAATTTCATTTATGAAAGAAATGATGGATGCAGTTATTGATGCAGGTGCTTCAACTATTAATTTACCAGATACTGTTGGATACAGATTACCACATGAATTAGGTGCAATGGTTAGAGAATTAACTGATTATGCTAATGATAGAGCGATTATTTCAGTTCATAACCACAATGACTTAGGATTAGCAACAGCTAATACTTTAGCAGCAGTTGCTAATGGTGCTAGACAAATTGAGGTTACAATTAATGGTTTAGGTGAAAGAGCTGGAAACTCTGCTTTAGAAGAAGCAGTAATGGCTATTAAAACTAGAAAAGATGCATTTGGAGAGTTATATACTACAATTAACAC
This genomic interval carries:
- a CDS encoding 2-isopropylmalate synthase → MDKNKIIVFDTTLRDGEQSPGCSMNTEEKIKVALQLEKLGVDVIEAGFAAASPGDFDAVSRIAEQVKNSSICSLSRAVENDIKQSGLAVSKAPLHRIHTFIATSPIHMKYKLKMEPDEVIRRAIHAVQYAKTFVDDVEFSFEDAGRSEISFMKEMMDAVIDAGASTINLPDTVGYRLPHELGAMVRELTDYANDRAIISVHNHNDLGLATANTLAAVANGARQIEVTINGLGERAGNSALEEAVMAIKTRKDAFGELYTTINTPELYPTSRLVATITGVEPQQNKAIVGKNAFAHESGIHQDGVLKHQETYEIMRPEDVGVFKDSTLILGKHSGRAAFKDKIAHLGFDKVSDAELNSAFERFKILADKKKEITDDDVRMLITDEALNSGKTYELVGLQISDCSNGMPMAAVSIKKDNEVIQDAAIGDGTMDAIFKTIDRLTGISGELNDYKVISVTEGKDALAKVTTRVTFDENAPSFVGHGLSIDTMLATAKAYLGSVNSYLSQKERLSKKTEHQV